A region of Ochrobactrum quorumnocens DNA encodes the following proteins:
- the rplS gene encoding 50S ribosomal protein L19 codes for MTDIIRQLEAEQAAKIAEKRTLPDFQPGDTVRVQVRVTEGTRTRVQAYEGVCIARSGAGINENFTVRKISYGEGVERVFPVYSPIVEGVELVRRGKVRRAKLYYLRGLTGKAARIAEKKDNRTKAEREADKLAAAAQAQAAKTAAE; via the coding sequence ATGACCGACATCATTCGTCAGCTTGAAGCCGAACAGGCAGCAAAGATCGCTGAAAAGCGCACACTTCCAGATTTCCAGCCAGGCGACACCGTTCGCGTTCAGGTTCGCGTTACCGAAGGTACACGTACCCGTGTGCAGGCCTATGAAGGCGTTTGCATTGCCCGTTCCGGCGCTGGCATCAACGAAAATTTCACCGTTCGTAAGATTTCTTACGGCGAAGGCGTAGAGCGCGTATTCCCTGTTTATTCGCCAATCGTAGAAGGCGTTGAACTGGTTCGCCGCGGTAAAGTCCGTCGCGCGAAGCTTTACTACCTCCGTGGCCTCACCGGTAAGGCTGCTCGTATTGCTGAAAAGAAAGACAACCGCACCAAGGCCGAGCGTGAAGCTGACAAGCTAGCCGCAGCTGCCCAGGCGCAGGCTGCCAAGACCGCTGCTGAATAA